Proteins found in one Salvia splendens isolate huo1 chromosome 10, SspV2, whole genome shotgun sequence genomic segment:
- the LOC121750916 gene encoding uncharacterized protein LOC121750916, producing the protein MCNSSRRGKGTRERKEICMNIEREKACAQMISGGYYTSKKSDEIWEDDCDEQASPSSVTMSRLRCFLHGIDFRVVFFFLLIAPAAVFTIYCHGQKLTYFLRPLWESPPKPFIPLTHYYNQNVSMETLCKLHGWGIREFPRRVYDAVLFSNEIDMLTIRWKELYPYITQYVLLESNSTFTGLPKPHNFAIHRELFKFIEPRLTYGEIGGRFQRGENPFVEEAYQRLALDQLLKVAGIEDDDLLIMSDVDEIPSGHTIDLLRWCDDIPPILHLQLRNYLYSFEFQQHQVSWRASIHRYQNGRTKYAHYRQTDYLFSDSGWHCSFCFRHLSDFIFKMKAYSHSDRVRFSRFLNPKRIQEVICQGGDLYDMLPEEYTFRDIIGTMGPIPHSLSAVNLPSYLLENADKYKYLLPGHCLRERR; encoded by the exons ATGTGTAATTCCTCACGGAGAGGAAAAGGGACTAGAGAAAGAAAGGAAATCTGTATGAACATTGAGAGGGAGAAAGCTTGCGCCCAGATGATTTCTGGTGGTTATTATACTTCCAAAAAAAGTGACGAAATATGGGAAGATGACTGTGATGAG CAAGCTTCTCCATCATCTGTAACCATGTCTAGGCTCCGTTGCTTCCTCCACGGCATAGATTTCCGAGTAgttttcttcttcctcctcattGCCCCGGCAGCTGTCTTCACCATATATTGCCACGGCCAGAAACTGACCTACTTCCTCCGCCCCCTATGGGAGTCGCCTCCGAAGCCCTTCATCCCTCTAACTCACTATTACAATCAGAATGTGTCGATGGAGACTCTCTGCAAGCTCCACGGTTGGGGCATCCGCGAGTTCCCTAGGCGTGTGTATGATGCAGTCCTGTTCAGCAACGAGATTGACATGCTTACCATCCGATGGAAGGAGCTATATCCTTACATCACTCAGTACGTGCTGCTTGAGTCTAATTCGACCTTCACCGGCTTACCAAAGCCTCACAACTTTGCCATTCATCGGGAACTGTTCAAGTTCATTGAGCCTAGGTTGACTTATGGTGAGATCGGTGGAAGGTTCCAGAGAGGTGAGAATCCGTTTGTTGAGGAGGCGTATCAGAGGCTTGCCCTCGACCAGCTTCTGAAGGTTGCGGGGATAGAGGACGATGACTTGCTGATAATGTCTGATGTCGATGAGATTCCTAGCGGGCACACTATTGATCTCCTCAGGTGGTGTGACGATATTCCTCCGATTCTCCACCTTCAGCTCCGGAACTATTTGTACTCGTTCGAGTTTCAGCAGCATCAGGTCAGCTGGAGAGCTTCTATCCATAGATACCAGAACGGGAGGACTAAATACGCTCATTATCGACAAACTGACTACCTATTCTCTGACTCGGGCTGGCATTGTAGCTTCTGCTTCCGCCACTTGAGCGATTTCATCTTCAAGATGAAAGCCTACAGCCACAGCGATCGAGTGAGGTTCTCCCGATTCTTGAACCCCAAAAGGATTCAGGAGGTAATCTGCCAGGGGGGCGATCTGTACGACATGCTGCCCGAAGAGTACACTTTTAGGGACATAATCGGGACAATGGGACCGATACCTCATTCTCTGTCGGCCGTCAATCTCCCGTCCTATCTGTTGGAAAACGCGGACAAGTACAAGTACCTTCTGCCGGGACACTGCTTACGAGAGCGCAGATGA
- the LOC121750922 gene encoding SUPPRESSOR OF GAMMA RESPONSE 1-like isoform X2, giving the protein MARSWLIDSRGLAKKVINAGLPAACQIKDCGANTRCPSCDHLLDNSDISYEWPGLPAGVKFDPSDVELLDHLAAKRGVGKSEPHLFIDEFIPTLDDKGGICCTHPENLPGAKRDGSSVHFFYKITNAYASGRRKRRRVGDQERTINSCVRWHKTGKTKAVMQNGIQRGFKKIMVLYETSKRGCKPEKCNWVMHQYHLGSDEDEKEGEYVVSKIFHQPEKETDKNDNPTLLKEEANMNAVPVIPMTPKTTTPDPPRLDQTPYSGCLSNDYFLQSLLLQETEHLKEPYPASYGSRLEDVEFSTCLDGNTEAVDVTRLEPLFCNEIIESYDEFGELKPENPCSTQVNCDINAVHDRDANGCSGIGELDNIELDTPPDFNSQELEFPSQDSVFDMLDLLY; this is encoded by the exons GTCGTGGCTTATTGATAGTCGGGGGCTTGCGAAGAAGGTGATCAATGCTGGTCTTCCTGCTGCTTGTCAGATCAAAGATTGTGGGGCGAATACCCGATGCCCCAGCTGCGACCATCTACTGGACAACAGTGAT ATTTCATATGAATGGCCTGGCCTTCCTGCTGGTGTAAAATTTGATCCATCCGATGTGGAGCTGTTAGATCATTTGGCTGCAAAACGAGGTGTGGGGAAATCGGAGCCCCACTTATTCATTGATGAATTCATCCCAACTTTGGATGATAAAGGGGGGATATGTTGTACTCATCCAGAAAATCTTCCTG GAGCCAAAAGAGATGGAAGCAGTGTCCATTTCTTCTATAAAATAACCAATGCTTATGCTAGTGGTAGAAGGAAGCGCCGTAGAGTTGGGGATCAAGAAAGGACAATAAACTCATGCGTGCGTTGGCACAAGACTGGAAAAACCAAAGCAGTGATGCAGAATGGAATACAGAGAGGTTTTAAGAAAATCATGGTTCTTTATGAGACGTCAAAGAGGGGATGCAAGCCCGAGAAATGCAATTGGGTTATGCATCAGTACCATCTTGGGAGTGATGAAGACGAGAAAGAGGGAGAGTATGTGGTCTCAAAAATCTTTCATCAGCCAGAGAAGGAGACTGACAAGAATGACAATCCTACTTTGCTGAAGGAAGAAGCTAATATGAATGCTGTTCCCGTAATCCCAATGACTCCTAAGACAACTACCCCTGACCCTCCTCGTCTGGACCAAACTCCCTACTCTGGTTGCCTCTCAAATGATTATTTCCTTCAGTCACTACTCCTTCAG GAAACGGAGCATCTCAAGGAACCATATCCTGCTTCTTATGGTTCTCGGTTGGAAGATGTTGAGTTCAGCACTTGCTTGGATGGAAACACTGAAGCTGTTGATGTAACTCGTCTGGAGCCCTTATTCTGCAACGAAATAATAGAATCCTATGATGAATTTGGTGAATTGAAACCAGAAAACCCTTGCTCAACCCAAGTAAATTGTGACATAAACGCTGTGCACGACAGAGATGCCAATGGTTGCAGTGGAATTGGTGAGCTTGACAACATAGAGCTTGATACTCCACCAGATTTCAAT TCACAGGAGCTAGAGTTTCCCTCACAAGACAGCGTATTCGATATGCTGGACCTACTGTATTAG
- the LOC121750922 gene encoding SUPPRESSOR OF GAMMA RESPONSE 1-like isoform X1, producing the protein MDRSWLIDSRGLAKKVINAGLPAACQIKDCGANTRCPSCDHLLDNSDISYEWPGLPAGVKFDPSDVELLDHLAAKRGVGKSEPHLFIDEFIPTLDDKGGICCTHPENLPGAKRDGSSVHFFYKITNAYASGRRKRRRVGDQERTINSCVRWHKTGKTKAVMQNGIQRGFKKIMVLYETSKRGCKPEKCNWVMHQYHLGSDEDEKEGEYVVSKIFHQPEKETDKNDNPTLLKEEANMNAVPVIPMTPKTTTPDPPRLDQTPYSGCLSNDYFLQSLLLQETEHLKEPYPASYGSRLEDVEFSTCLDGNTEAVDVTRLEPLFCNEIIESYDEFGELKPENPCSTQVNCDINAVHDRDANGCSGIGELDNIELDTPPDFNSQELEFPSQDSVFDMLDLLY; encoded by the exons GTCGTGGCTTATTGATAGTCGGGGGCTTGCGAAGAAGGTGATCAATGCTGGTCTTCCTGCTGCTTGTCAGATCAAAGATTGTGGGGCGAATACCCGATGCCCCAGCTGCGACCATCTACTGGACAACAGTGAT ATTTCATATGAATGGCCTGGCCTTCCTGCTGGTGTAAAATTTGATCCATCCGATGTGGAGCTGTTAGATCATTTGGCTGCAAAACGAGGTGTGGGGAAATCGGAGCCCCACTTATTCATTGATGAATTCATCCCAACTTTGGATGATAAAGGGGGGATATGTTGTACTCATCCAGAAAATCTTCCTG GAGCCAAAAGAGATGGAAGCAGTGTCCATTTCTTCTATAAAATAACCAATGCTTATGCTAGTGGTAGAAGGAAGCGCCGTAGAGTTGGGGATCAAGAAAGGACAATAAACTCATGCGTGCGTTGGCACAAGACTGGAAAAACCAAAGCAGTGATGCAGAATGGAATACAGAGAGGTTTTAAGAAAATCATGGTTCTTTATGAGACGTCAAAGAGGGGATGCAAGCCCGAGAAATGCAATTGGGTTATGCATCAGTACCATCTTGGGAGTGATGAAGACGAGAAAGAGGGAGAGTATGTGGTCTCAAAAATCTTTCATCAGCCAGAGAAGGAGACTGACAAGAATGACAATCCTACTTTGCTGAAGGAAGAAGCTAATATGAATGCTGTTCCCGTAATCCCAATGACTCCTAAGACAACTACCCCTGACCCTCCTCGTCTGGACCAAACTCCCTACTCTGGTTGCCTCTCAAATGATTATTTCCTTCAGTCACTACTCCTTCAG GAAACGGAGCATCTCAAGGAACCATATCCTGCTTCTTATGGTTCTCGGTTGGAAGATGTTGAGTTCAGCACTTGCTTGGATGGAAACACTGAAGCTGTTGATGTAACTCGTCTGGAGCCCTTATTCTGCAACGAAATAATAGAATCCTATGATGAATTTGGTGAATTGAAACCAGAAAACCCTTGCTCAACCCAAGTAAATTGTGACATAAACGCTGTGCACGACAGAGATGCCAATGGTTGCAGTGGAATTGGTGAGCTTGACAACATAGAGCTTGATACTCCACCAGATTTCAAT TCACAGGAGCTAGAGTTTCCCTCACAAGACAGCGTATTCGATATGCTGGACCTACTGTATTAG